The segment attacagagcaatatattacaaagtattcttgagtatgtttgattttttataatcttgatgcttcaaataaagtcttggaaaaagtacctgccaaataagatagagttatgagaaaaacataagataaaaaatgaaatcatattttagtagactttttattaagtctacgtaaagttattgtttagtagactttagttgaagtctacactaatggaaaattttcatatctaaaagtgtgcatttagaaaatttgaaaatactttgttctggaaaatatttcaaaaatggttttttgtcatccttgtaacaaagcaaaaagataatgtatgaatctataaatttagttcattataaacacaaaatatcttataatgaatatatggaaagcttacatttttgggaagatgatttgaaaatattggaagagaatacctgcaaaataaaataaaattttaaaaaataagataaaaattaaaatcatatttgagtagacttctaatgaaatttgcttaaaattcaaggctagtagacttcatttgaagtctaccagccgtaagttttaagtagatttcaaatgaagtctactctatcaaaaaaaaatagatctgaaaaataatagattaaaaatatgaaataagtttaaatctaaattttttttaaaaatatgatttaataaacaaaatagttataaattaaagacacattaatatgaattttaatatgtaactttatttgaatataaatactagaacacatattttaaatctatagatgtaaaccttacatttctaggaggagaagagaacaactatggaagaaaatacttgcaaaataagataaaattattaaaaaacatagaaaaaaaattaaagtcatatttttgtagacttccaatgaagtctgcttaaactttgttgtttagtaaacttcataagAAGTCTGCAAGCGttagtaaacttctttagaagtctacactgtctgataattttcagatctgaaaaaatctatatattttgaaatgtgaaaataattttaaatctgaaaatactttacataatagaatttataaggtaaactagtagcaaattaatgtagagagcttgatctataaatttatttgaatataaacatgtaaatacatatttaaaatctattaatctaaaacttacatttttagaggagatgatgaaatccatgagtgataatacctaccaaaaaaagataatattgtgagaaataaacataaaaatacacatttaaaatctatagatctaaaacttacattttttaaaggagaagatgaaaaccatgaatcataatatctaaaatgacaagataatattgtgagaaagacttgagaaaattttatagagaaagaagataatgagagagatttagaaacaattgagagaattttagagagaagagagaaagttttagagagaagggatagagttttaagaacttgtgcagccactttagagagagattgaataaattttgtttatatagggagacaaaaatgtaactaggttaaaatttacgatattgtagacttcgtttgaagtctactaaaattaaaattttggagtagatcttactataacatagtagacctttttggaagtctactataataatttaattattgttgtttattctttattatttcaataattttaatatataatttattaaatttatttctttattttttaatagttatagtatatgatttcacttttttattcgtaaggaacttaacttagtttaaatataatgattttttgtaaaacaaattgaaaaatatagactgaaaaagacgtcttcagataaatagactttattgtaggtctacgaaaccctaaaccacaaatatcaaaccctaaatgttttgcttgataatcaaaaagtctcatttatacaaaatataaactactaaacattaatatgcagatttaagttaataaaacaaaaaaaaaaaacaaaatctaaaatctaaccctatgaaatcaactactaaaagacataacatgttagaaccttttgtttctaaactatgaacatagtctagcacatgataaccaaattagtatatattcttcaaaattgttcgattatatgaaattttaatttatttacttcatattatccattatattgatgattagttaaaaatatcacaataattatttttatacattttcaaaattaaattagtagaccaaattagagtgtagactacaaaacaagtatataaagtagacttcgtaggaagtctatatatatgtagacttcttttattacgtgtagacttccaaaggatagaaacgtaaaatacatttatgttttttgtttggtcataagggtgaaatagtactttcactactcctttaggttggttttgcatttgactgaaagtgaggtacacttttacatttgacttgaatatttgggttggttttagcaaatgtaCCATCAAAAActgatttctttttctaaagTTATTATAATTCATagtaaatttatagatttttagtATTCAGTGTAATCAAGTCTAGATTTTGATATGTAGAAAAAAGTTTGGATAAGTGAGAAATCAACAATGGttataaatggaaaaaaaatattatagcaaTCAGATAAGATTGAAAATTATAGGAtatgtaaaataatatgataaggCTGGGAAAAATATGTAAATCCGAAGAACGTATCTAATCCGATTCGGAAAAATAGTATTGAACTGTACCAAAATTGGTTAAAAGGCCTGGGCATTTTAACCTGGACCCGAAGATCCGAACCGgaaccgatccaaaaatacccgacccgaatctGGACCGAAAATTTATAAGTACCTTTTGGGTCTAATTTTTTTGTACCCGAATGGACCTGAAACCGAAAGGAACCGACCCGAATAGACCCGGACCCAAAAAAACCCGACCCGAATAGATCCGACCCGATAAGAACCGATTTGTACCCGActtaaaaacatgtatatctaaaactataatgtttttgtgttctattttatatatattattttatgatttatttgaaatatcttttgttaacaacatttgttattattttgtaatattgttTAAGTAATATGAagctttaaaatgtaaaatttagagtttaaaaatgttttatgttaattattaatagtttcatttaggttattttgtaaaattttagatatatatgacaaatattAACTAAATTTGATAGAATTGGGTATGTCATGTCTTTTTTAGATTCTAagtacccgaacccgatccggaCCCGATATAGACCCGAAAAATATGGGTATTTTATGGGTATTTTATTATAGATCCGAACCGACCCGGCCCGAGAAgaaccgacccgaacccgaaccgaaaattTCTAAGTACCTATTGGGTCTAAATAATTAGGACCCGAaagacccgaacccgaaaggaaccggtccgaacccgacccgaagacCCGAACGCCCAGGCCTAGGTTAAATATtcaaacattttcaaaattttggtatctagaaAATTGAAAACGAACCTGATCCTTACCAAAATATTTCGGATACCTGTTTGTATctgaaatagatttataaacctaagtatattgattattttaaaatttaggatatataaaaatattcaaaatatataagatattttgacATTGTCCAAATACTTGAAAGTATATACatatagttaaaaataaatgtataaaatagcttaaaatactcaaaacaccaaaaatagttgaaatatatattgattctctatccaaatattcaatccaaacaaatttatatgttaaggtAAGTAATTTGgcatacattattcaaatttataggtaaggatatatgtttttatattttgagaaattttaaatttaaagcaTATGatgaattataaatttttaaaattaatttaaaccaaTTCTCTGAATCTGAACCGAACTTGAAAGATCTGAAACGAACtgaaaccaaaatttataaataaaaaaaagcgaATGAAGCTGAAATATTTATTCCAAAATTTTTAAACCTGAATAAACCaaaatttatgtaaaaaaaaaagcaaatgaaACTGAAATCTttattccaaatttttttaacttGAATAAATCTGAATGGCTACCCGACACCTTAAGAatagaatttattttttctatttatgttttcatttttttgtcaatttgcATTTATGTTTCACTAGGTGAAGATAgcattaattttaataaaaataaaaatatacgtTTCTATAAAAGAATAGTCAATTTAGATCTATAAGGGAATTACGGATAGAAGTCAATTAAATGCACGTAGGATCGAATCAACACTTAACCCTGTCATTCAATATCGTGTTCCAGCTTTTCCTTTGTAATGATGTGCGCTTGACAACTAATGATAACTTCATGAGAAGCAACGACGATGGTGCTATAGCAAATGAAACATAgattaaataatcaaaattagGTGCACGGGGTGGACATGAATTCGATTagtagaaaattatatatatatttttatatagtacaTAGTTGTCACCTATATTATTTGTATACCTAATTGtcacttatataaattataatatatttaaagatatatCATCAATAGTTTATTATATATGGATGCTGTTAATCATGCATGTACTTATTAaaacttaattattattttttacaacaaaatacTAAGAAACTAAGAGGatctaaaaagttaaaaacaacaCGCGCCTTTGTACGCGCCCCCTAATAGCGATTAGAAAGGCAAACCCTAACTCACTTCCCGACTTGAAATTCGGCAAGCTCCGGTGTGATCGCTGCTGATAGACTAGTTCCAGAGCCTTCTCTACTCCTATTCACCAACCTCTCTCCTGTTCTCGCCATGGAGTCTGGGATTGAAGCTCCTCCGCCTTCGTCACTTTTGCAGAACATCAACTCTGTAATCAGTGGCTCTCCGTCGGCTCCGATGGATTCGAACAATGGATCTCCTGTAGTCGCCAACTCTCTGTCTCTTCCCACGTCATCCTCACCGTTGTCGCGGTCTTTGTCTATGCCATCGACTCTGTCTTCATCAGCTTTGTTGACTGCTGAAACCTCTCAAGACCGAACCGTAGATCTTCCTCTGGGTTCAGGTTCTGTTCTTGTTCAAGCTTGTGATCCTCCTTCTTAGTTGATGGCACCAGCTAGTGTCAGAGTTCAAGAAACATCTACAACTTCAGAAGGCAATGTCACGCTTGGTTCTCAAGATGATTGCAGTGCTCCGTCTGTCATTAACTCTATCATTAACAGTTCGGAGTCAGCTCAGTCGCAGCAACAGGAAACTATAACTTCTGATGTCATTGATGCACAAACAACGCCATCTGAAAATTCTACTCAAGCTACAACTACATTCATCCCTACATTGAGAGCTTGGGCAAAGCCTCTTCTTTTCAAACCTCCTGCTACTCCTCCTGAACCATCAACTCCTCAAAACTATGATCCAACACTAATTGGGAATCAGTTAGCAGCTCTCTGGCCGTTCTTAACAGATGAGATCTTAAACAAGAAACCAAAGAGCAAGCATCCAACTCGTACTCTTCAGCCTCCGATTGAGAAGCTTCCTCCACCGGAGCTAAAACCTGATGGTAGTCTTCGATTCCCTTGGGCCGCAAGATTAAGTCCTCAATCTCGAAACCTTTACCGGGCAGCCACTCCAACTTACAGGCTTGATGGTACACCAAAGTGCTTAAGCTTGGTCCGGAGAATAAAGATGAGTATATCATCGGCAAGTTTCACAGGTGTTCTCTTCCCCCAGGTGGTCTGGTTCATGCGGTGGTAAATAGAATCTGGGGAAGAAGCTGTAAGATTAGTTGCAAAAAACTTGGTGAGTCGTCATTCATGTTTCGTATCCCGCACGAACCTACTCGTCATTGGGTTATTCAAAGAGGTGTGTGGCATATAGATGACTGCTTGCTTTTCGTTCTACCGTGGACTCCAGAAGGCTCTTTCAAAATCCCGGAAATCTCTACTCTTCCGGTATGGGTAAATTTGAAGAATATTCCTGATTGTTGCTACTCGAGATTAGGAATAAGTCATGTTGCTTCAGGACTTGGAGAACCTATTCTTACACACAAGCCTCGACTTGATCCAACCAGTATGGGTGAAGCAATAGTTTTAGTTGAGATGGAGCTGGATAGAGATTTTCCGAAGCTTATTGCACTTGATGATAAGCAAGGTAGTATATTTCTTGTTGATGTTGAATATACGTGGATTCCATCTACGTGTGAAAGATGTGGTAGACTTGGCCACAAAGCAAAGAGATGCCTCTTACATTCTAAGCCGGCTAACGATTCAGCCGTGCTGCCACAGACAAAAGATGTTCCTAGTGAGATCCCTGTTGTGGATATTGATCTTATTCTACATGAAAAGGATACTTCGGCTTCACCATCATCGGCTATGCATCCAAAGGATCCAAAAGCTATTGAAAACCTATTGATTCCTACTCCAGAGTCGGGCCACGTCTTAGAAGAGGTACGCCTTGTCGCTGTGCTTGGAACTTTATCTCCTTCTTCTCATTCACAACAAGAGAAGCCCATTGTTCCGCTTAAATCAGTTCCTGCTTACTCCACATTAGTAGATGCACAGTCTACTCCCACTTATTCACAGATTATGGAAACCTCTCCATCAAGTATTATCAATAACAAGGTCCTAGAGTCCTCTGTTATTGATCCTTTAACCACATCAACTAATCATTGTGCCTTTGAGAGTCCTTCTCGTTTTACAGTGTTAGAAGAAGTGGATGAAGCTGAAATTGAGCTTTCAAACTCGTTCAGCTTGACTAGAGGTGGGAGAGAGTCAAAGCCTCCCATCAAGTACCAAAACATGGAATGGAAGTCAGTTCGAGGGAGAGGAAACCGTGGCCGACGAGGCCGTGGCTCCTATCATTAGCTAGTGTCCTTCTCACCATCAATGGTTTATCTAGTCTCaacctttgttgtttcattGGTTTGAGATTCACTCTTACATGAAACTTGTTTCATTCCAGCTTTTCCAAACTATAAGATTTCCAATCTTATCTTgtaatagtttaagttttaaattgaaagcccttagttcaaaaaaaaaaagaaactaagagGATCCCTGATCCGAGAGCCACATCGGGGGGACTGaatcaacataaaccatagcagATGGCGAAGTCCTAGCACCTCGTGCTAACTTGTCCGCCAGAGTATTTTGTGCCCTTGGAATATGTTGGATAGAGAAGTTGAGGAAGAAATACTTACATCGCAGAAACTCCTCCATATGTGTAGTGAACGCCGGCCATTCTGTTGGTgtagacaccatcttcaccaattgagagcaGTCAGTTGCAAATACCACCTCTGTAATTTGTAGGGTCTTCATGCACTCCATCGCCCATATCAAAGCTTCACATTCAGCATGTAAAGGTGATAGACTCCTGCGAATAGACATTGCACCCATCATAGTATCAGTGGATTCATTTAAAACTTAATTTATAAATTGATATTTGTAAGGGATAATTTGTGAACTACCCTATTTAAGattgtaaatttgaaaaatatactgttttaatattattttgaaaactacacttaGTTATGTCTTATAAGATTATTTGGCccttttgaattttaaattcaaaacaTTTTAAGAGTGAAAAACTCGAGATTGTTATTTGAGATAATTTTACtgaatatataacaaatttagCAAATtagaatatattcaaaatatatatgggTAACTATAAAACTGTAAAACACAATCTTATATAAAGAGTATTCGTAAAACCCTATTATCGTATTTGTTATTAAGTGTTTTTGAACTATAAAACCTGTTGTTTAATCATGAACTTTATGAGAGTTGGGTATAAGAAAACCTAGCGAAGAAATTAAAAGATATGTTATTTGCTATATATGTATTCCAAATTATGTATACTCGTGTTATATTAAGAAAAGCCAAAGTTGTCAAAGAAGCAGAGTGAATAACTATTCTATCTGAGAAACTACTATAGATATCTTTGCATTTCGCCATGATCTTAGAAAGAAATAGAGTCAGAGTTTGACTAATTTTTTGACACCACATTCGTTCTTTTGACAACTACTGATATATCAACTGGAGATAGAAGGCAATCTCTTAATTTCCAAAGCACATGAAGCTATTGTTACGATATGGCCctaaattttgatgaaataagAAAACTGTGGTGATTATCAAATGTATCTAAGAGTCGAaagtttataacaaaaaaaatatcaaactcCAAAATTATGTTGGCACGTCTTCCTCTTcagatacaaaagaaaaaaagaactacACTGATTTGATAGTTACGAAAACCAGAATTTCTAAACAAATCATACCAAATTTCCGATTTTCTTGTATACCAAATCAAtcgtttttttatttctattatttttttatttaactgtTGAAATTTTCTACTTTCAATAAGGTTAATTTAGTCACTTCACTTATAAATAActgtagttttcaaaaaaattaaaaatatggtgtagttttaaaaataaaatctcattttatggcatttttccaaattttccctATTTGTAATGCTTATCTGAAAAATGTAAACTGtaaattttatagtttagaACCAGTGATTTGCCGGCGCTACGCACTGGGTTTGTatctttcatttttaataagtttgaaattattttttgatcTATTTGATAGTGGTAAGTAAAAAGTGTTTATGGGATGACCATGTTTTGTCTGTGAATCACTGCGATAATGGTCGTTGACACAAATTTTAGTGGGAGAGAGGAAAAATTAAAGGAAATCACTATTTATTAATTGCAAAGAAAAGATGCAGAACAAAAGAGAAAAGGCAAACGATCGCAGTTAAGTTTGGGGACACAAACGTTTGTCAATTTCATTTAGTTATTGATATATGTGTTTCTCTTGTTTCACTCGAATAGCCAAACTCCGAAGAAATTTAATTAGTATTACTAATAATTCGTGATGTTTAATACAATAAACGTGAACCAACTAAAACGAACTGAaccaaaataaagaaaaaataaagaaagtggTTTGGATCAGCCAATATCATAtaaatcaaatgttttttttcctaaatCGCAGTACACCGATAAAATTCGGTTATAAACCAATCAATCCGGATAAACCAATAAATGATTACTTTAAGGATAGTAATTTAGATATCTgatcaattatataatataaatgatatatatatatatatataaattgttgacaaaaaaaat is part of the Brassica rapa cultivar Chiifu-401-42 chromosome A09, CAAS_Brap_v3.01, whole genome shotgun sequence genome and harbors:
- the LOC117128397 gene encoding uncharacterized protein LOC117128397, coding for MFRIPHEPTRHWVIQRGVWHIDDCLLFVLPWTPEGSFKIPEISTLPVWVNLKNIPDCCYSRLGISHVASGLGEPILTHKPRLDPTSMGEAIVLVEMELDRDFPKLIALDDKQGSIFLVDVEYTWIPSTCERCGRLGHKAKRCLLHSKPANDSAVLPQTKDVPSEIPVVDIDLILHEKDTSASPSSAMHPKDPKAIENLLIPTPESGHVLEEVRLVAVLGTLSPSSHSQQEKPIVPLKSVPAYSTLVDAQSTPTYSQIMETSPSSIINNKVLESSVIDPLTTSTNHCAFESPSRFTVLEEVDEAEIELSNSFSLTRGGRESKPPIKYQNMEWKSVRGRGNRGRRGRGSYH